The DNA sequence attaattatattttagccactatggatgctattttgagttttgtacaatactgtttattttaggtagcatttggcggaatttgatggagtttctgcagagaaagagaagaagccaaggagatgaccagcgaataccgacgtggacgcatggctcacgcgaccgcgtcattcatgaaggaaatcgcaatgacacgatcgcgtggactggaatttgcacaaatgacgcgaacgcgtggacgacgcggacgcgtcacatgcgccacgtgcagaaaaagtagaaaaacgctgggggcgtttctgggctgttttgacccagttcttaaCCCAGAAatcacatattagaagctgcagaatggacaaatcaagtggtcccacccatcaactgaagacttgttaattaattcgaatttaaattcaaatcttattttaggaaaagatattattttaattttaattttagatatttgattttttaattattaggattagttataaaagggatcccaatagGGTGGTTCCAGCACAACATAttacacaacattattccatacaaatttacatttcatattccatgagcaactaatcctccattgttaaggttaggagctctgtctattgtatgtattgataatattatttttctattttaattcatgttttgatttatatttcaataattgttttcgttctttattttatgaatctgggtggaacggaagtatgacccatgttctatttgagttcttgtaaaacttggaaaagctctttacttgaacaatagcttgaaaacatattatcctgaatttctaattgtttgtatttaacgggatacgtgacatataatcccttatatttggataattaggattcttgtggcatataactagaattgaacttcaccccctaattggaattaattgaccaaggaattggctgttgatgaattttagaggagactagaaaggtctaaggaattagggtctagtcacaattagtttgccatgaattaaatcttgcatgattaaaatagttaataagaaaagtcaatgcAGATAAtaaataactctgaaaccttaactatcttctccatattttttccaaagtatttacttgcctttcttcaatatttttgatattgtttaatgtcttttatattgcatctcaacaccaatttttgtttgtctaactaagcctatcaaacactattgttgcttagtccatcaatcctcgtgggatcgacccttactcacgtaaggtattacttggtacgacccggtgcacttgccggtaagtaagtgtggttgtaaataCCGCACCAATGTGCACGGGTCAGACTACCTCAGCACCAATAAACAGGGTCAACACGAAAACCTGAAGGATTACATGACTCGATTCGCCAAGGCCACTATGGAGATCCCTGACCTTGACCCGAAGGTACATCTGCATGCGCTAAAGAGAGGCCTCAGGCCGGGCAAGTTCTAAGAAGCGATAGCCGTTTCAAAACCAAGAACATTAGAAGAATTCCGTGAAAAAGCAGCCGGCCAGATGGAGATCGAGGAACTCCGAAAAGCTCGGCGGATTGATAAACAACAACCTCGCtgagaagaagagaaaaacagAACGACCAATCAAAGGGTGCACAAGAAGCCGTTCAAACTGATGCCGAAATTTGACACATACACCCCACTCAACACCAGAAGGAAAGACATAATCAAGGAAATCCTAAATGCAAAGATCATCAAACCTCCGAGCAGAGCCGGCTCATACCAGGAACAAAGATATGTGGACAAATCAAAGCATTGCGCTTTTCATCAAAAGTTCGGTCATATGACAGACGAATGCGTCATCGCCAAGGATCTGCTCGAAAGATTAGCCCGGGAAGGTCACCTTGACAAATACATAGGAAAGAAAACGCAACAACACCCGAAGATCACAGCCGAGCATCCAACAGAACATCAACCAAGTACAGCCGAGAAGAACAGATCCCAACCACCAACAACAAGAGGAGTCATACACTGTATATCAGGTGGATCGGCAGGAGGGGGAAACACAAACTCGGCAAGAAAACGCAGCTATAGGACGATGCTAATGGTCCAAAGCGCAGACGATGCCCCTGCAATAAAATCACATGTAAATACGATATCATTCGAGCGTTCGGACCTTCGAGCAAAAGCCACAAACCTCGATGATCCAGTAGTCATTTTAATTCAAGCAGGAGACCTTCTAGTAAAAAAGGTCCTGCTCGACCCAGGCAGCAGCGCCGATGTTCTTTTTTTCTCCACGTTTCAGAAAATGAAACTAAGTGCAAACACAATGATCCCATCATCCGGAGAACTCGTGGGATTTTCAGGGGAATGAGTATCTATTCTCGGGAGTGTATGGTTGAAGATAACAATGGGAGAAGATCCACTCTTTGAAACAAAAGACATACAATTTTTAGTGGTCGACTGTCCGAGTCCGTACAACATCATACTCGGCAGACCCTCTTTAAACACCTTCGGTGCCATTGTCTCCACAGTTCACCTATACGTGAAATTTCAGGCCCAGAATCAACAAATCGGTACCATCCACTCCGACCATACAGAAGCccggaaatgctacaatgaaagcatGAAAATAAAGCTGCAACAGAACAATGAAAGACAAACACTTTATATAGCCAACATCACGGAAACAGCCGACCTAGATCCTCGGGAAGAACCGAGCAACAGACCCACGGCGGCTGACAACCTTGAAAAGGTAAAACTAGATGAAAATGAAAATCATTACACTTATATAAGTGTTTCTCTCATTTCAGGAATCAAACAAAGCATCATCAACATTCTACAAGAGAATGCCGACCTATTCGCATGGACCCCAGAAGACATGCCGGGGATAGACCCAACTCTAATATGCCACAAATTACAAATCGACTCCAAAGTCCGACCTATAGCACAAAAGAAACGGAACATGGGATCCGAAAAAAGGGCGGCCTGCCTGGAAGAAACGAAAAAGCTCCTACATGCAGGATTCATTAAGGAACTACGATTCACAACATGGCTCTCcaatgtggtaatggtaaggaagCCATCAGGTAAATGgtgcatgtgcgtcgacttttcTAACTTAAAtaaagcatgccccaaagatGCCTATCCCTTACCCTGCATCGATAAGTTAGTAGACAATGCATCTGGTTACGAAAATTTAAGTTTTCTAGACGCctattcaggctacaatcaaATCTTAATGCATCCCGAGGACGAAAACAAAACGGCATTCATAACTGAACTAGGAAATTATTGTTATAAagtcatgccttttggacttaagaatgcaggtgcaacatatCAGCGGCTCATGGACAAATTCTTCAGCAAACAGATAGGAAGGAACCTAGAAGTCTATGTCGACGACATGGTCGTCAAAACAGATCACAACAACGACCATGGAACCGACCTTGAAGAAGTTTTCAAACAGATACGACAACACAACATGAGGCTAAACCCCGAAAAGTGTGCATTCGGGGTCAAAGGGGGCAAGTTCCTCGGATTTATGCTTACCTCCAGAGGAATCGAAGCGAACCCCGAAAAATGCGAAGCAATTATCAACATGCGAAGTCTTCGGACAATAAAGGAAGTGCAACAGTTGAACGGGAGACTGGCTGCACTCTCCCGATTCTTACCagcaataaagataaataaagatgGAGTATTGATTGCTAAAAGCCCGTTGGTGAAACGCAGAAGCTCAAAATTGTAGCTTCTTATAAACGTGGTTTTGAAAGTAAAATCACTTTTGCGTTCATGGATCAAAAGTTTGCCAAACCAAAAATTGAAGCTTTCAAGAAGGCTAAACGTGCTTCTTCTCTTGTAACgcgtttgccaaacacaccctttGTTGTGGGTTTAATTTGCACATTTTGTATTTTCAAGTGATAGTacaattaatttgtatttaggCATGCAATTTGGTATGAACAAGAACTAGAAGATATGTCTTATTGTATTCAATTTAGCCTTTAATTAAGCAActtctttttctaaattttattctAGCAAGGTTATCCTTTAAATTATAACCAGGTTAATTGAACTTAAAAGTAGTGGTTGAAGTTAACATTTTATGAAATCAGTAAACACACTATACAACTGTACCTAATTACACAAGATTACAATGATATGTAGATAAACAAAATATTTCCATATATTGGAACTAAAACAGCAACATTGTTTGATCATAATTGTCTGATCGATATCCAAAAAACTAACTATATTAACTTAATCAAAGAGCTAAACCAAAAAAAGGGAATTCACATTGAAACCAACCACAATGTTTTTAATGGCAATAAGAGAGccatatacaaaaaatatatcacTAGCTCTAATTACATAATGTTCATATATTAGCATCAAGTAGGTTTATCCTTCTTCCTAGGAGGTTTGAATCCTGGAGTAGGAACAAGCGTCATAAAGTCTGCAAGTCTCTTGGCAGTGGCAGAGCTAGTTCCCCTAATGGTTTCAGCAGAAAAAGAAGCTGTTGATGTTGCTACAGCTTGGGGGGAGGATTTTTCTCTAGCTCTTCCCTTAACAACTTTCAGTTTTGATGGCCTTGGAACAGTTTCCTGCATAATTTCAGCAAGAATTTCATCCAACATTCAAAAATAATGTCAGTTACAAATATAAACAACAACATATAATTTTTCCAAGTTACAAATGCAACCTTTTCTGAGTTTTGCGTGTGTTGTGTTGATGGGTAGGGTTCCGTCTGGCTAAGCACAAGCTCAGTTGGAGTGTTCTACTGGGCTGCGGGTGATTGAGTAATTAGGATAGCAGGGTCAGCATCAGATGGAGGGACAACAGTAGTTACAACTGCAAGTTGCAGCTGCATGTGTCTTGCTTGTTCCTCAACGTCTATTTGTTTCTTCTTTGGACAATTTCTCCTGTTATGACCACCTTCACCGCAGAACATGCACCTGATGGGATTATATTTTCGCTTCATCTTTGACCTTGTGCCGGAAGGGCCCTCATTCTTGTCTTTTCTCCTCTTTGTTGTTGGCCTTCCTGGCTTAGGCTTAATTGAGGGCGGAACGGGGGCTGGGGATGGTGTTTTCTCCCAAAGATCTTGTCCTTTGACCGGGTTGACATTGAAAGCATAGGTTCTTTTATATGATTCCATCTTTAGCCATTCATGACAATACTCCTGTGGCCTCTTATCATGCTTATCTTATATGGCTGCAATCGCATGCATGCATGGCATTCTTGCATGACAAAAATAATTCCTTAATTGATATTGTTGACATTATATGAgtataataaaattgggttggAGTATATACCTGTGAGTTGTTAGAACCTACAGGTGTATGTGTGGTTACCCATTAACACTTCCGTGTGATTTGGTTCATAAATCATTCTTCCTCTTATATCGATTTTAAACTTGCCACCATGGTAAAACACAAATGTCATTAGAATTCCTTCTATCtacagaagaataaaaataaaactcaGCCTAATCCCAAAATAACAAATAACTATATAATGTGCATTATCTGATTACAAGAATTTtgacaacaaaaaaaaagtttaactCATTAATAATAGCATATAAGGAAAATTAGCATTCATATTCTCTCTAAGAGTATTACTTAAATAATATCAGACAAATAATATCATACAAGTAAACTTATTAGCGAATGATTGTTTTTCATGCTATTTATAAGGAACCGATTAAATGCTCCTTACAACTTTTGGAGTATCGAAACTCTATAAACAAAGTAAGTAACAAAGttgtattttatttgtttttatcattattatttgcaTTTATTTTTGTGTTGGGCTACTGGGCTAGTATATTAAAAACAAATCCATTTGAACTACGGGGTTTTTCATGTTTTTGTGCGATAAAAAAAATCTGGGCCATTATTAAAtcagattatattattttattttgatttgatattagattatcataaaattataaaaaaatgaaaaaaaaatattttttttagaattaatatgaaaagactaaaatatcatttaaaagtaactgaaaatttaatttaatttcaaaaaaagtaaaataagtttgtaataatttttaaaagacaaaaatagtaaaatactcttttaagattagagttatttaattattttaaaaataaaatatttatattgaatttaaaaagataaaagtactctttttaaagagtaacattaaaatttaaaagtctaaaatatttatttagtagTAATGGTCTTTTCAAATgctttaaaaattagaaaattgtcctaaatattaaaaaaaaatgaaaatatactatTTAAGATTAATCTTGAAAAGACTaaaatatccttttaagattattgttgtttaattaaattataatgttaaaattcaaatttaatttaaaaaagattacgATACACTTTTAGAtcattttaaaatgataaaaatactagttataCAACCAATGctgttttattaatttaaaagaagaaatttGTATTTGGTTTTAATAGATCCAAAtacattatttagtattcatttTAAGGTTAAACTTACAAATTTACAAACT is a window from the Arachis hypogaea cultivar Tifrunner chromosome 17, arahy.Tifrunner.gnm2.J5K5, whole genome shotgun sequence genome containing:
- the LOC112763967 gene encoding uncharacterized protein, coding for MPKFDTYTPLNTRRKDIIKEILNAKIIKPPSRAGSYQEQRYVDKSKHCAFHQKFGHMTDECVIAKDLLERLAREGHLDKYIGKKTQQHPKITAEHPTEHQPSTAEKNRSQPPTTRGVIHCISGGSAGGGNTNSARKRSYRTMLMVQSADDAPAIKSHVNTISFERSDLRAKATNLDDPVVILIQAGDLLVKKVLLDPGSSADVLFFSTFQKMKLSANTMIPSSGELVGFSGE